A stretch of DNA from Leptolyngbya sp. SIO1E4:
ACTGATGACGGCCCAGTGTATTACTACCAATACGATCGCGCCAGTCAATCCACCACCTATCTATTCAGCAATCAGCCCGAGCTTGAAGACCTCGCTCTGGCTGCAATGGAACCCATTGAATATCAAGCCCGCGACGGCCTGACGATTCACGGTTACCTGACGTTGCCGGTTGGCGTCGAAGCCCAAAATCTGCCTACGGTGCTCTTTGTCCATGGCGGTCCTTGGGCGCGGGACACCTGGGGCCTCAATCCGCCCGTGCAGTGGCTGGCCAATCGTGGTTACGCGGTGCTGCAGGTAAATTTCCGAGGGTCCACTGGCTACGGCAAAGACTTCGTTAACGCGGGTAATCGTCAGTGGGGCAAAACTATGCACGATGACCTCATCGATGCTGTGGATTGGATTTGCAACCAGGGCATTGCTGATCGCACTAAAGTCGCAATTATGGGCGGCTCCTACGGCGGCTACGCTACGCTGGCCGGATTAACCTTCACGCCCGATGTCTTTGCCTGCGGCGTGGACATTGTCGGCCCGTCGAATTTGCTCACCCTGATTCGTAGCGTGCCCCCCTATTGGCAACCGATGATGGCGATGTTTGCCCACCGCGTCGGCGATATCGAAACTGAAGAAGCGATGCTGAAAGCGCGATCGCCGTTGTTCTCTGTGGATCGCATTGAGAAGCCGTTGCTTATCGGCCAAGGCGCCAACGATCCCCGCGTTAAAGAAGCGGAAAGTGAGCAAATTGTCGAGGCCATGCGGAAAGCCGGCAAGCCTGTTGAATATGTCCTTTACACCGACGAAGGCCACGGGTTTGCCCGCCCAGAAAATCGCCTACACTTCTACGGCATCGTTGAAGAATTTTTGGCGAAATATATTGACGGGCGTGCCGAACCCGCCGCTGAAGTTGCCGGGCACAGCGGCATGGTGCAATAGCTAGAATAGACTTGATCAGGAATCAGAAATGCAGAGCATTTCTGACTCCTAACTCCTGTAAATATTACAACGTGTAAGGCAGCTATAAAGATAGGTATTGTTTGGCTTTGTTACCTTTTGATTGATTTTGACTTGTCTTTTAGAAGGCTAAATTGTTGAGTAGGCTGAAAGAGTTTGCTGTAGAAAAAATTAAGATGTAGCCAGTTAGAGAACTTGACTGGTTAGACTACAAAACTGTTCAGTATCTGCGGGTCAGAATCGTTCGGTACTCAAGCAAATAGGAGTAGCATGATGTCGGATAAGATCCATGGACATGATGTGATGAGAATGATGTTAGATAATGGCGAGTCTTACACTAAAGACACGCTCCGCGATGCCATTATCGATAGCTTTGGGGAAGAAACACGATTTTATACGTGCTCAGCTGAGAACATGACAGCGAGCGAGTTGGTTGAGTTTCTCGCCAGCCGAGGTAAGTTCATCGAGATGGGTGCCGGATTCACCACGACGCCTGAGAAAATTTGCAATCACTGATGGGGGCTTTAGCGCTTTTATTAGTAGGGTGGGTAGGCAATGTCTACGCGCTCACAGCCCATATCGTCAGATTGTCATTGAAGATGTAGTCGTAGATAAAAAGGCTCAAATCATCCCGCAGCAAAATTTCTTGGCAATAGCTCTGGCCCAAATGAGGGATGCAAATCAGGATACGATTAAATCACTTGTACTACAGAGTAGCTAAGAGAAACTGACGAAGCTCCTCCAAAATCAGCTCTGCCCCGATCTCGCCATTCAGCGCATTCCATTTGTAGAAGGTAGCGAAGTAAACACGATTTTCTTGACTGGCCGTGAGGGACTGGGCAATCCCGCTCGCTTCCCAATCCTGCTTAATCATTTTCACCTGATAGGTCTCAAGCAAATCCTCCATTGAGTTATCAGCAGACGAGTCTGAATTCTCCAATTGCCTATCACTGACATCGGAGTTATAACCCAGGATGACGATGGTATCGGCATCATCTAGCTCTGGCAGGGCTTCGATTGAAATCAGAGCATTGGCATTGGCAGCGGGCGGGGGAATGAGTTGAAATCCAACTCCACTGAGCAATTCCTCTAAATAGGTATCAGCACCAATGATACCAACGCCTTCATCTAAACGATGGGCAGCTAACAGCAACAGTTGAGGATGGGCGGCAACCACATCGGCAAACTCAACACGAGCCTCTGCAATGCGAGCTTCATACTGCTGAAGAACGTCCTCTGCTTTCTGATCCTCTCCTAGGGCTATTGCCAGAGATCGCAAGTGCTGCTGCCACTGGTCTTGCAACACGCGATCTTGCCATATTAGCGTTGGGGCAATC
This window harbors:
- a CDS encoding YecH family protein; protein product: MSDKIHGHDVMRMMLDNGESYTKDTLRDAIIDSFGEETRFYTCSAENMTASELVEFLASRGKFIEMGAGFTTTPEKICNH
- a CDS encoding iron-siderophore ABC transporter substrate-binding protein; this encodes MLKLKHFANWLLLTVVTAGLVVGCGFSMENRLGDDSALESTAQSTSNCRIVDHDLGETEICGYPKKVVALSSHALDLLLSLDRQPAGYAAPLDVYQGENFDDPAQQIPYLGDRITTQPVNLGKSGEPSLEKMVALKPDLILAQRANSYNLLAQIAPTLIWQDRVLQDQWQQHLRSLAIALGEDQKAEDVLQQYEARIAEARVEFADVVAAHPQLLLLAAHRLDEGVGIIGADTYLEELLSGVGFQLIPPPAANANALISIEALPELDDADTIVILGYNSDVSDRQLENSDSSADNSMEDLLETYQVKMIKQDWEASGIAQSLTASQENRVYFATFYKWNALNGEIGAELILEELRQFLLATL